In Nocardioides bizhenqiangii, the DNA window TCGATGATCACCAGCACCGGAGCGCGCGCCTCGATCACCCCGGCGGCCGCCTCGAGCTGGTCCCAGCGGGCGTCGTCCGCCCCGGTGGCGGTCTCGGCGCGCGCCCGCAGCCCGGCGAGCGCCGAGAACGGCCCTGCACCCTCCTCTGCCTCGGTCCAGGCCACGTCGAGACCCAGCTCCCGGGCCTCGGCTGCCACCCGCGCTGCGAGCCGCGACTTCCCGATGCCGGCCTCGCCGATCACGAGACACAGCGACGGGGAGCCGTCCAGGGCGGAGCGGACGGCCTCGGTCAGCCGGGCGACCTCGTCGACTCGACCGACGAACCCCGGATCCGGGCGAGCCCCGGCGGCAGTCATGCGGCACAGCGTGCCAGAAGTTCCTCCTAGACTGTGGCGAGTCATGACCTCTCCTGCCGTCGCGCTCGCCGACCCCTGGCCCGCGCCCGTGGCGACCGGTCCCGTCGACGCGGTGGTCTCGCTGCCCGGCAGCAAGTCGCTGACCAACCGCGCGCTGGTCCTGGCAGCGCTCGCCGATGGGCCGTCCGTCGTACGACGGGCGCTGCGGTCCCGCGACACGCTGCTGATGGCGCGGGCGCTGACCGGGCTCGGTGCGGCGGTCGACTCGAGCGGTGACGACTGGGCGGTCACGCCGATGCCGACCGCGACCCGACCGGCTCGGCGGGCTCCGGCCGAGGTCGACTGCGGGCTGGCCGGCACCGTGATGCGGTTCGTGCCACCGGTGGCGGGGCTGGTGGATGGCGTGGTCGCGTTCGACGGCGACCCGCACATGCGCAACCGGCCGGTCGGCGAGGTGCTGACCGCGCTCACCGCGCTCGGGATGAGGGTCGACGACGGTGGTCGCGGGTCGCTGCCGTTCACGGTCGCCGGTGAGGGACGGGTGCCGGGCGGGACGGTCGTGATCGACGCGTCGGCGTCGTCGCAGTTCGTGTCCGCGCTGCTGCTGGCGGGCGCCCGGTACGACCACGGTGTCGACGTGCGCCACGACGGCAAGCCGATCCCGTCCCTCCCCCACATCGAGATGACGATCGCGATGCTGCGCGCCCGCGGGGTCGAGGTCGACGACACCGACGCGAACCGGTGGGCGGTGGCGCCCGGACCCGTCGCCGCTCACGACGAGACGATCGAGCCCGACCTCTCCAACGCCGCGCCGTTCCTGGCGCTGGCCGCGGTGACCGGCGGCTCGGTCACGGTCCGCGACTGGCCGATCGCCACGACGCAGCCCGGAGATGCGTTGCGCGACCTGCTCGCGCAGATGGGCTGCACGGTCGACCGGGTCGACGACGGCCTCCGC includes these proteins:
- the aroA gene encoding 3-phosphoshikimate 1-carboxyvinyltransferase, whose product is MTSPAVALADPWPAPVATGPVDAVVSLPGSKSLTNRALVLAALADGPSVVRRALRSRDTLLMARALTGLGAAVDSSGDDWAVTPMPTATRPARRAPAEVDCGLAGTVMRFVPPVAGLVDGVVAFDGDPHMRNRPVGEVLTALTALGMRVDDGGRGSLPFTVAGEGRVPGGTVVIDASASSQFVSALLLAGARYDHGVDVRHDGKPIPSLPHIEMTIAMLRARGVEVDDTDANRWAVAPGPVAAHDETIEPDLSNAAPFLALAAVTGGSVTVRDWPIATTQPGDALRDLLAQMGCTVDRVDDGLRVTGPAGGHRDLLGLDADLHDVGELTPAIAALCALASTPSHLRGIAHIRGHETDRLAALAAELGALGADVTEHPDGLSLRPAPLGGGVFHTYADHRMAHAGVIVGAAVPGVLVEDVATTSKTFPDFPGFWAALL